The following proteins are co-located in the Methylomonas sp. 11b genome:
- a CDS encoding MutS-related protein → MQQNILQSWNDEWPAVRSSQPLPTGEGVIDQGAFNTIEVDELFDYVNYASTTAGKTVLYRSLSQPLNDLDAIAAKQAAVREIQDNPDVRANVENIIANAASAENRLYLLLFGEFLGGFGTAREDHQIEGYGYKQYVRGVRVVLSLVGAIYNSGKPQSPYLQSVFEKIGNFSHSNEYSLMVGPVYNSEKGLQSKEERKNSFSPATIFRPTLFKPMLIGLLIAAIWGLMQIFPTDMFQVTRDGLSVASVFFLPLALAYIPVIGGYDRDNCIIPLRNIYRNSQALGDMLDGLGQLDELLAFIKYAEDYGSEMVLPELNANEHHNIKLVAAKNPVLGQKNPDYVGNDFSMDDERLVCVTGPNSGGKTAFCKTVTQIQLLTQIGCFVPAQAASLSVADRIFYQCPEISHLDDGEGRFGTELKRTRDIFLASTAKSLVVLDEMAEGTTFEEKMQSSIDVLDGFYRKGNSTILITHNHQLVDEFVKRKIAVPKQVEFADDLPTFKLIAGISRVSHADRVAKKIGFSKQDIDNYLAKS, encoded by the coding sequence GGACGAACTGTTCGATTACGTCAACTACGCCAGCACTACAGCCGGTAAAACCGTGCTGTATCGCTCGCTAAGCCAACCCTTGAACGATCTGGATGCGATAGCCGCCAAACAAGCAGCGGTGCGGGAAATTCAAGACAATCCGGATGTGCGCGCCAACGTCGAAAATATTATCGCCAACGCTGCCTCAGCGGAAAACCGGCTTTATTTATTGTTATTCGGCGAATTTCTCGGTGGTTTCGGCACGGCGCGCGAAGACCATCAAATCGAAGGTTACGGCTACAAACAATATGTGCGCGGCGTGCGCGTGGTCTTGAGTCTGGTCGGTGCTATCTACAACTCCGGCAAGCCGCAAAGTCCTTATCTGCAAAGCGTCTTCGAGAAGATCGGCAATTTTTCGCACAGCAACGAATACTCGCTGATGGTCGGCCCGGTCTACAACAGTGAGAAAGGCCTGCAAAGCAAGGAGGAACGCAAAAACTCGTTCTCGCCGGCGACTATCTTCCGGCCCACCTTGTTCAAACCGATGTTGATCGGCTTGCTGATCGCCGCGATCTGGGGCTTGATGCAAATTTTCCCGACCGATATGTTTCAGGTCACCCGTGACGGCTTGTCGGTCGCTTCGGTGTTTTTTCTGCCCTTGGCCTTGGCTTATATTCCGGTAATCGGCGGTTATGATCGAGACAACTGCATCATTCCGTTACGCAACATCTATCGTAATTCACAGGCGCTCGGCGATATGCTGGATGGCCTGGGCCAACTCGACGAATTGCTAGCCTTTATTAAGTATGCCGAAGATTACGGTAGCGAGATGGTGCTGCCGGAACTGAACGCCAACGAACATCACAATATCAAATTAGTCGCGGCGAAAAACCCGGTACTGGGCCAAAAAAACCCAGATTATGTCGGCAACGATTTCAGCATGGACGACGAGCGCCTGGTTTGCGTGACGGGTCCCAATAGCGGCGGTAAAACCGCATTTTGCAAAACCGTCACCCAAATTCAATTGCTGACGCAAATCGGCTGTTTCGTGCCGGCCCAAGCTGCCAGCTTGAGCGTCGCCGACCGGATTTTCTATCAATGCCCAGAGATTAGTCACCTCGACGACGGCGAAGGCCGTTTCGGCACAGAATTGAAACGCACTCGCGATATTTTCCTGGCCAGCACCGCAAAAAGCTTGGTGGTGCTTGACGAAATGGCGGAAGGCACTACCTTTGAAGAGAAGATGCAGTCGTCTATCGACGTGCTGGACGGTTTTTACCGCAAAGGCAACAGCACCATTTTAATTACCCATAACCATCAACTGGTGGACGAGTTTGTGAAAAGAAAAATCGCAGTCCCCAAACAAGTGGAATTTGCCGACGACTTGCCGACTTTTAAATTGATCGCCGGCATTTCCCGGGTCAGTCACGCCGACCGTGTGGCGAAAAAAATTGGTTTTTCCAAGCAAGACATCGATAACTATTTAGCGAAATCATGA
- the purT gene encoding formate-dependent phosphoribosylglycinamide formyltransferase — MKIGTPDSVSATKALLLGSGELGKEIAISLQRYGVEVIAVDRYAGAPAMQVAHRSHVIDMTDANAVKTLIASEQPHYIIPEIEAIATDALAEIEVQGQTTVVPNARAIQLTMNREGIRELAAAELGLPTSKYAFAETFEQLKSAVDSGIGYPCFIKPTMSSSGKGQSMVKSADQLQAAWDYAKAGGRADTGKVIVEAKIDFDFEITLLTVRALDGDGQVHTYFCEPIGHRQENGDYRESWQPQAMSAKAITLSQQIADKVTTALGGLGLFGVELFIDGDQVWFSEVSPRPHDTGMVTMASQRQSEFDLHARAILGLPVSTTLDKTAASAVILGGIDAKAVTYQGLEKALAIADTDIRLFGKPEAFVSRRMGVALATADNVSEARAKAVRAASLISVTE; from the coding sequence ATGAAAATAGGCACCCCTGACAGCGTCAGCGCCACCAAAGCTTTATTACTGGGCAGCGGCGAATTGGGCAAAGAAATCGCCATCTCGCTGCAACGCTACGGCGTGGAAGTGATTGCAGTTGATCGCTATGCCGGTGCGCCGGCCATGCAAGTCGCGCATCGCAGCCATGTGATAGACATGACCGATGCAAATGCAGTGAAAACGCTGATTGCCAGCGAACAGCCGCATTACATCATCCCCGAAATCGAAGCAATTGCCACCGATGCACTGGCGGAAATTGAAGTCCAAGGCCAAACTACCGTCGTACCCAACGCCAGAGCGATTCAATTGACGATGAATCGCGAGGGCATACGCGAGCTAGCTGCGGCTGAACTCGGACTACCCACCTCGAAATACGCGTTTGCCGAAACCTTTGAACAACTGAAATCCGCAGTCGATAGTGGCATTGGCTACCCCTGCTTTATCAAACCCACCATGTCGTCGTCCGGTAAGGGTCAGTCCATGGTGAAAAGCGCCGATCAATTGCAAGCCGCCTGGGATTACGCCAAGGCTGGCGGTCGCGCCGACACCGGTAAAGTGATCGTCGAAGCCAAGATCGATTTTGATTTTGAAATTACTTTGCTCACGGTGCGCGCGCTGGACGGAGACGGCCAGGTACATACCTATTTCTGCGAACCGATAGGCCACCGCCAAGAAAACGGCGATTATCGGGAAAGCTGGCAACCGCAGGCGATGAGCGCAAAGGCTATTACCTTATCCCAGCAAATCGCCGACAAAGTGACTACTGCCTTGGGCGGCTTGGGTTTATTCGGCGTGGAATTGTTCATCGACGGCGATCAAGTCTGGTTTAGCGAAGTCAGTCCCCGACCGCACGACACCGGCATGGTGACGATGGCCAGCCAACGGCAAAGTGAATTTGATTTACATGCCCGCGCCATTCTTGGCTTGCCGGTCAGCACCACTTTGGATAAAACCGCCGCCAGCGCGGTGATTCTGGGCGGCATAGACGCCAAAGCCGTGACCTATCAGGGCTTGGAAAAAGCATTGGCTATAGCCGATACCGACATTCGCCTGTTCGGCAAACCGGAAGCTTTCGTGTCAAGGCGCATGGGCGTAGCACTCGCCACGGCCGACAACGTCAGCGAGGCTCGAGCCAAAGCAGTCCGGGCGGCCAGCCTGATTAGCGTGACTGAATGA
- a CDS encoding lytic transglycosylase domain-containing protein: protein MRPLLIVTLSITLITDAGADIFKYTDPSGRVYYTDEPKKGFDYRLIIRTRPRTYSRDLKFMSGNKLKFNDLVAKAAAKHQMDPKLLHAVIQAESAYNPNAVSSAGAVGLMQLMPDTARRYGVTDRRDAEQNVDGGTRYLKDLLAMFNSNLTLAVAGYNAGEGAVMKYNNSVPPYPETRNYVQHVMALYRKS, encoded by the coding sequence ATGAGACCCCTGCTGATTGTCACACTATCGATAACGCTAATCACCGATGCGGGGGCGGACATTTTCAAATACACCGATCCTAGCGGTCGAGTGTATTACACCGATGAGCCGAAAAAAGGCTTCGATTACCGCTTGATCATCCGCACCCGGCCGCGCACATACAGCCGCGACCTAAAGTTCATGTCGGGTAATAAACTCAAATTTAACGATTTGGTTGCCAAGGCTGCGGCCAAACATCAAATGGACCCCAAACTGCTGCACGCGGTGATCCAAGCCGAATCGGCTTATAACCCCAATGCCGTATCGTCGGCCGGCGCGGTGGGTTTGATGCAGTTAATGCCGGATACCGCGCGCCGCTACGGTGTCACCGACCGGCGCGATGCCGAGCAAAATGTCGACGGTGGTACCCGTTACTTGAAAGATTTACTGGCGATGTTCAACTCCAATCTGACCTTGGCGGTAGCCGGTTATAATGCCGGCGAAGGCGCGGTGATGAAATACAATAATAGCGTACCGCCCTATCCCGAAACCCGCAATTACGTGCAGCACGTCATGGCGCTGTATCGGAAGAGTTAA
- a CDS encoding HDOD domain-containing protein, whose product MKAAAIKQLIAGSTELFSLPDIYFQLSEMIRDSRYSLADIGKVIAKDPALSARLLRVVNSPFYGFQAKIDTISRAVTVIGIDDLSNLVLATTVVDRFGKIPDELIDMTSFWMRSIHCAVIARLLAKASAVLHTERLFLAGLLHDIGSLLLSQKMPEQYLRALLAANHNRALLAGFEQELIGFTHAEVGGELLKTWGLPESLYETTSCYLEPADAQVHKLDAHLLHMAARLVDSGQQADGLELAVAEFSNQSLTLVRLTREQIISMMEQVEEEFLQMFELLGPTKKFH is encoded by the coding sequence TTGAAAGCTGCTGCCATCAAGCAATTGATTGCCGGCTCGACCGAGCTATTTTCCCTACCCGACATTTATTTCCAACTTAGCGAGATGATCCGCGATTCGCGTTATTCACTGGCTGACATCGGCAAGGTTATCGCCAAGGATCCGGCTCTGAGCGCACGGTTGTTGCGGGTAGTGAATAGTCCTTTCTACGGTTTTCAAGCCAAAATCGACACCATTTCCCGCGCCGTTACCGTAATAGGCATCGACGACCTGAGTAATCTGGTATTGGCTACCACGGTTGTTGATCGCTTCGGAAAAATTCCCGACGAACTGATCGACATGACCTCGTTCTGGATGCGCAGCATACATTGCGCGGTCATTGCCCGTCTGCTGGCAAAAGCCAGCGCCGTGCTGCATACCGAAAGACTGTTCCTGGCCGGTCTACTGCATGACATTGGCTCACTGCTACTCAGTCAAAAAATGCCCGAGCAATATCTTAGAGCATTACTTGCCGCCAACCATAACCGCGCCTTGTTGGCCGGCTTCGAACAAGAACTGATCGGCTTTACTCATGCAGAGGTCGGCGGGGAATTGCTGAAAACCTGGGGCTTACCGGAATCCCTGTACGAAACCACAAGCTGCTATCTGGAACCCGCCGATGCCCAAGTGCACAAATTGGACGCTCATTTGCTGCATATGGCGGCGCGCTTGGTCGATAGCGGCCAACAAGCCGATGGCCTGGAATTAGCCGTTGCGGAATTCTCCAATCAATCGTTAACGCTGGTGCGTTTAACCCGAGAGCAAATCATCTCGATGATGGAACAAGTCGAGGAGGAATTTTTGCAGATGTTTGAATTACTTGGCCCGACTAAGAAGTTTCATTAG
- a CDS encoding Maf family protein → MTAIVLASSSKYRRQLLEKLGLDFLSCSSDIDESPQSGESPDALVHRLSQAKAEEVGKTYPNHLIIGSDQVAVLGQEILGKPGGRDAAIQQLAKQSGRTVQFYTGVCVLNSATGRSLSDMDVCSVHFKTLTSPQIEKYIDMDRPFDCAGSFKSEGLGIALFSKIVGEDPNALVGLPLIKLVVLLEEFDVSVL, encoded by the coding sequence ATGACCGCCATAGTCCTTGCCTCGAGTTCGAAATACCGCCGCCAATTGTTGGAAAAACTGGGTCTGGATTTCCTTAGTTGCAGCAGCGACATTGACGAGAGCCCGCAATCGGGCGAATCGCCGGACGCTTTGGTACACAGATTATCGCAGGCTAAGGCTGAAGAAGTCGGCAAAACATACCCTAATCATTTAATCATCGGTTCCGATCAGGTTGCCGTGCTAGGCCAAGAGATATTGGGAAAACCCGGCGGGCGCGACGCGGCAATTCAACAACTTGCCAAGCAATCCGGCCGGACGGTGCAATTTTATACTGGTGTCTGTGTTTTGAATAGCGCAACGGGCCGAAGCTTAAGCGATATGGATGTTTGTAGCGTGCATTTCAAAACGCTGACATCGCCGCAGATTGAAAAGTACATCGATATGGATCGGCCCTTCGATTGTGCCGGCAGCTTCAAATCCGAGGGCTTGGGTATCGCGCTATTCAGTAAAATTGTCGGCGAGGACCCCAATGCGCTGGTCGGTTTGCCGTTGATAAAACTGGTGGTGTTATTGGAAGAATTTGATGTCTCTGTTCTTTAG
- a CDS encoding YceD family protein — translation MSDKFPDHIDPLLFAERRGALSGDIKIAALERLSDSVIDHGGSVSAKIEFGKEGKRIVVAGHIEGVVELACQSCLQALTWPLDIDFKLAVVSSLQEAKQLDDCEPLLLDGDTLSLNAVIEDEILLALPDYPRHEHDCLAHNRSEDADYSAIDSQTKANNPFSVLAKLKKTGD, via the coding sequence ATGTCAGACAAGTTTCCCGACCATATCGATCCCTTATTGTTCGCCGAAAGACGAGGCGCGCTATCCGGGGATATAAAAATCGCTGCGCTCGAGCGCTTGTCTGATAGCGTGATCGATCATGGCGGCAGCGTTAGCGCCAAGATCGAATTTGGTAAGGAAGGCAAACGCATCGTGGTTGCCGGCCATATCGAGGGTGTTGTGGAATTGGCGTGTCAGTCTTGTTTGCAAGCACTGACTTGGCCGCTGGATATCGATTTTAAATTGGCTGTTGTCTCTTCGCTACAGGAAGCAAAGCAACTGGACGATTGCGAACCGCTATTACTGGACGGCGACACTCTATCGTTAAACGCCGTGATCGAAGACGAAATCCTGCTGGCATTGCCCGACTACCCTCGGCATGAACACGATTGTCTCGCGCACAACCGTTCGGAAGATGCCGATTACAGCGCAATAGATAGTCAGACTAAGGCTAACAACCCTTTTTCTGTTTTAGCAAAACTTAAAAAAACTGGAGATTGA
- the rpmF gene encoding 50S ribosomal protein L32 — MAVQKSKVSRSRRGQRRSHDALVGKTLAQDPLTGETHLRHHMTPDGFFKGRQIIAGNDED, encoded by the coding sequence ATGGCAGTACAAAAGAGCAAAGTATCGCGTTCCAGACGCGGTCAACGTCGTTCACACGACGCATTAGTCGGCAAAACCCTGGCTCAGGATCCATTGACCGGCGAAACTCATCTGCGTCACCACATGACGCCGGACGGTTTCTTCAAAGGCCGTCAAATCATTGCCGGCAACGACGAAGATTAA
- the plsX gene encoding phosphate acyltransferase PlsX produces MSSTLSIDAMGGDFGPQVTVPASLACLRKNPDLNLIMVGDESVLGNLLSQALVEFKGRISIQHASQVVEMDEAPQKALKNKKDSSMRVAINLVQEGKADACVSAGNTGALMATARFVLKMIPGIERPAIISTLPSTFGHTHMLDLGANVDSSAEHLYQFAVMGEEVVKAVENIDRPRIGLLNIGEEDMKGNEQVKAAAKLLENSGLNYIGYVEGNSINAGSVKVDLIVADGFVGNVALKSIEGAAKMIGGKLKDSFSQNWLTKLAGLIAYPVLKRFKDSIDPRLYNGASFIGLRGLVIKSHGGADALAFETAIHLAEVEVAQGVIRKISEKLELALTQKVDE; encoded by the coding sequence GTGAGCTCAACTCTCTCAATTGACGCCATGGGTGGGGATTTCGGTCCTCAAGTTACCGTTCCCGCCTCACTGGCCTGTTTAAGAAAAAATCCGGACTTAAATCTGATCATGGTTGGCGATGAATCGGTTCTTGGTAACCTGCTATCCCAAGCGCTGGTCGAGTTTAAAGGTCGGATCAGTATTCAACACGCCTCGCAAGTGGTCGAAATGGATGAAGCGCCGCAAAAAGCCTTGAAGAATAAAAAAGATTCTTCCATGCGCGTGGCGATTAATCTGGTTCAGGAAGGCAAGGCCGATGCCTGCGTCAGCGCCGGTAACACTGGAGCACTGATGGCAACAGCCCGTTTTGTGCTGAAAATGATACCCGGCATCGAACGCCCGGCGATTATTTCCACACTGCCGTCTACTTTTGGCCACACCCACATGCTGGATTTAGGCGCCAATGTCGATTCCAGCGCCGAACATCTGTACCAGTTTGCCGTCATGGGCGAAGAAGTGGTCAAGGCCGTGGAAAACATCGATCGCCCGCGCATCGGCTTGCTAAACATCGGCGAAGAAGACATGAAAGGCAACGAACAAGTCAAAGCCGCCGCGAAATTACTGGAAAATTCCGGGCTGAATTATATCGGCTACGTCGAAGGCAACTCGATCAACGCCGGCAGCGTCAAAGTCGATTTGATCGTCGCCGACGGTTTCGTGGGTAACGTGGCCCTGAAATCGATAGAAGGCGCGGCAAAAATGATAGGCGGCAAACTGAAGGACAGTTTTTCGCAAAACTGGCTGACCAAATTAGCAGGCCTGATTGCTTATCCGGTTTTAAAGCGCTTTAAAGACAGCATAGACCCGCGTCTCTATAATGGCGCAAGTTTCATCGGCCTGCGCGGCCTGGTAATCAAAAGCCACGGCGGCGCCGACGCACTGGCTTTCGAAACCGCCATCCATTTGGCGGAAGTGGAAGTTGCGCAGGGCGTTATTCGTAAAATCAGCGAAAAACTAGAACTCGCGCTGACCCAAAAGGTTGATGAATGA
- a CDS encoding beta-ketoacyl-ACP synthase III, with protein sequence MTRWTHVIGTGGYLPETIRTNDDISATVDTSDSWIYERTGIKSRRIAGPDETASSMAEIAARQAIEAAGIAATDIDMIIVATGTPDRVYPSTACLLQERLGIKQCVGFDIQAACSGSVYGLSIADQYLKTGFAKNVLVVGTEICSRIVDWTDRGTCILFGDGAGAILLTSGDKPGILSTHIHSDGGYEDLLYCPNPQVAAVAKQNEMAYISMRGNEVFKVAVNTLGRIVDETLEANGLQQSDIDWLVPHQANTRIIAATAKKLGMSMDQVILTLENQGNTSSASVLLAFNEGVRDGRIQRGQTVLMEAFGAGFTWGSALIRY encoded by the coding sequence ATGACACGCTGGACTCATGTTATCGGTACGGGCGGCTATCTGCCCGAAACCATACGCACCAATGACGATATTTCCGCCACGGTGGACACGTCCGACAGCTGGATCTATGAAAGAACCGGCATCAAAAGCCGCCGCATAGCCGGCCCCGACGAAACCGCTTCCAGCATGGCGGAAATCGCCGCCAGACAAGCTATTGAGGCGGCCGGCATTGCTGCGACAGACATCGATATGATCATCGTTGCCACCGGCACGCCGGATCGCGTCTATCCCAGTACGGCCTGCCTGTTGCAGGAACGCCTGGGCATCAAGCAATGTGTCGGCTTCGATATTCAAGCCGCTTGCTCCGGTTCTGTCTACGGGCTAAGCATCGCCGATCAATACCTGAAAACCGGTTTTGCCAAAAACGTACTGGTGGTGGGCACGGAAATTTGCTCGCGCATTGTCGATTGGACCGACCGCGGCACCTGCATTCTGTTCGGCGACGGCGCTGGCGCAATTTTGCTGACCTCAGGCGACAAACCGGGCATCTTGTCCACGCATATTCATTCCGACGGCGGCTACGAAGATTTATTGTATTGTCCCAATCCGCAGGTAGCGGCAGTCGCCAAACAAAACGAAATGGCTTACATCAGCATGCGCGGCAACGAAGTATTTAAGGTCGCGGTCAACACGCTGGGCCGGATTGTCGATGAAACCCTGGAAGCCAACGGCTTGCAGCAAAGCGATATCGATTGGCTGGTGCCGCATCAAGCCAACACGCGCATTATCGCCGCCACTGCCAAAAAACTGGGCATGTCCATGGATCAAGTGATTCTGACCCTGGAAAACCAAGGCAACACCTCCTCCGCCTCCGTGTTATTGGCGTTTAACGAAGGTGTGCGCGACGGCCGCATTCAACGCGGACAAACCGTATTAATGGAAGCTTTTGGAGCCGGCTTTACCTGGGGTTCCGCATTAATTAGGTACTAA
- the fabD gene encoding ACP S-malonyltransferase produces the protein MTTIEQSYNLAFVFPGQGSQAVGMLGTLAAANPLVKQTFEQASDVLGFDLWNMVANGPDTDLNQTHNTQPAMLAAGVAVWRAWCEKSDIKPAWMAGHSLGEYTALVCSGALGYEDAIRLVAERGRLMQEAVPTGKGAMAAILGLEDHQVVNTCAEVANGDIVAAANFNAPGQVVIAGETAAVERAMEALKALGAKRALKLPVSVPSHCALMEAASDKLNEILQGLNVEMPNSTLIHNADVKSHGSPEVIRYALKEQLFKPVRWVESVKFMHEQGVTAFVECGPGKVLVGLNKRIAPDAAHYTLYDPETINNVVEQLRG, from the coding sequence ATGACGACGATAGAACAAAGTTACAATCTGGCATTCGTATTTCCCGGACAAGGCTCGCAAGCTGTCGGCATGCTGGGCACGCTGGCCGCCGCCAACCCATTGGTCAAGCAAACTTTCGAACAAGCTTCCGACGTGCTGGGTTTCGATCTGTGGAATATGGTCGCGAACGGCCCGGACACCGACTTGAACCAAACACATAACACCCAGCCGGCTATGCTGGCGGCCGGCGTTGCGGTATGGCGGGCCTGGTGCGAAAAATCCGACATCAAACCCGCCTGGATGGCCGGCCACAGCTTGGGTGAATACACCGCCCTGGTCTGCTCGGGCGCGTTGGGCTATGAAGACGCCATTCGTCTGGTGGCCGAGCGCGGTCGACTGATGCAGGAAGCGGTACCGACAGGAAAAGGCGCGATGGCGGCTATTCTGGGCCTGGAAGATCATCAAGTCGTCAATACCTGCGCCGAAGTCGCCAATGGCGACATCGTCGCCGCCGCCAATTTCAACGCGCCTGGCCAAGTCGTCATCGCCGGCGAAACCGCTGCGGTGGAACGCGCGATGGAAGCCTTGAAGGCACTCGGCGCCAAACGCGCATTAAAGTTGCCGGTTAGTGTGCCGTCCCACTGCGCTCTGATGGAAGCCGCGTCCGACAAGCTAAACGAAATACTGCAAGGCCTTAACGTCGAGATGCCGAATAGCACGCTGATCCACAACGCCGACGTCAAATCGCACGGTTCGCCGGAAGTGATTCGCTACGCGTTGAAAGAACAATTATTCAAACCGGTACGTTGGGTGGAAAGCGTCAAATTCATGCACGAACAAGGCGTTACCGCCTTTGTCGAATGCGGACCCGGCAAAGTATTAGTCGGCTTAAACAAACGCATAGCGCCGGATGCCGCGCATTACACACTATACGACCCCGAAACCATCAACAACGTTGTGGAGCAACTCCGTGGATAA
- the fabG gene encoding 3-oxoacyl-ACP reductase FabG, which translates to MDKKLAIVTGASRGIGRAIAEKLVADGFFVVGTATSDSGAEAISAYLGENGKGYKLNVADAADIESFIKTTGDAYGTPAVLVNNAGITRDNLLMRMKDEEWDDIINTNLTSIFRMSKAVLRAMMKVRYGRIINISSVVGSTGNAGQANYAAAKAGMIGFAKSMAKEVGSRGITVNTVSPGFIDTDMTKELSEDIKNALLGSIALGRLGQPEEIAHAVSFLASEQASYITGETLHVNGGMYMP; encoded by the coding sequence GTGGATAAAAAACTCGCCATTGTTACCGGCGCCAGCCGCGGCATAGGCCGGGCCATTGCCGAAAAGTTAGTAGCCGACGGTTTTTTTGTCGTCGGTACCGCCACCTCAGACAGCGGCGCGGAGGCTATTTCCGCTTATCTGGGCGAGAACGGCAAAGGCTACAAACTCAATGTCGCCGACGCCGCCGACATCGAAAGCTTTATAAAAACCACCGGCGACGCCTACGGCACCCCAGCAGTATTGGTCAACAACGCCGGCATCACCCGCGACAACTTGTTGATGCGGATGAAAGACGAGGAATGGGACGACATTATCAACACCAACCTGACCTCGATCTTCCGGATGAGCAAAGCCGTGTTGCGCGCTATGATGAAAGTCCGTTACGGCCGCATCATCAACATTTCATCTGTCGTGGGCTCCACCGGCAATGCCGGTCAAGCCAACTACGCGGCGGCCAAGGCTGGAATGATCGGCTTTGCTAAATCCATGGCTAAAGAAGTCGGTTCGCGCGGCATCACCGTAAATACCGTATCACCCGGATTTATCGATACCGATATGACTAAGGAACTGTCGGAAGACATTAAGAATGCGCTGCTGGGTTCGATTGCGCTGGGCCGTTTGGGTCAGCCGGAAGAAATTGCCCATGCGGTGTCTTTCCTGGCCTCCGAGCAAGCCTCCTACATCACCGGCGAAACTTTGCATGTGAATGGCGGCATGTACATGCCTTAA
- a CDS encoding response regulator transcription factor, with translation MMDVSASNGTVLIVDDTPGNLALLSDTLSEANYRVLVATDGCSAIEQIQYVKPDIILLDVMMPGIDGFETCSRLKADPTTAPIPVLFMTGLSELDDLLRGFGEGALDYIVKPIRPAEVLARIEVHLTQTRNLRRAESLLDHHDFAAIAADALGRIVWLTPAAKEWLDDFCELQGLARAANDMLPESLRGWFQRWLRQSGRNDAEAESEAHRLAPGFTLRVSACQNPDEYLLLLQREDAQWTPETLRDKLKLTFREAEILMWIARGKTNKEIGIILTTSPRTVNKHLEHIFEKLGVSTRAAAVAMVLQRG, from the coding sequence ATGATGGACGTATCCGCCAGCAATGGCACGGTGTTGATAGTCGACGACACACCCGGCAATTTGGCCCTGTTGTCCGATACGCTGTCCGAAGCCAATTATCGGGTATTGGTGGCTACTGACGGTTGTTCGGCCATCGAACAGATTCAATACGTCAAACCCGACATCATTTTGTTGGATGTGATGATGCCGGGCATAGACGGCTTCGAGACCTGCAGCCGGCTGAAAGCCGATCCGACGACCGCGCCGATTCCGGTGTTGTTCATGACCGGTTTGAGCGAGCTGGACGATTTGCTGCGCGGCTTTGGCGAAGGGGCGTTGGACTACATCGTTAAGCCAATTCGGCCGGCGGAAGTGCTGGCGCGCATTGAAGTACATTTGACGCAAACCCGTAATTTACGGCGGGCCGAGAGCTTGCTGGACCATCACGATTTTGCCGCTATAGCCGCAGACGCACTCGGCCGTATCGTATGGTTGACGCCGGCAGCTAAAGAATGGCTGGATGATTTTTGCGAATTGCAGGGATTGGCTCGGGCTGCGAATGACATGCTCCCGGAGTCGCTGCGGGGCTGGTTTCAACGCTGGTTGCGGCAAAGCGGGCGAAATGATGCGGAAGCCGAATCCGAGGCACATCGTTTGGCGCCGGGTTTTACGCTTAGAGTCAGCGCCTGTCAGAATCCGGATGAATATCTGCTGCTATTGCAACGGGAAGACGCGCAATGGACGCCGGAAACCCTGCGCGACAAACTGAAGCTGACGTTTCGCGAGGCCGAGATTTTGATGTGGATTGCCCGCGGCAAAACCAATAAGGAGATCGGTATCATCCTCACCACCAGTCCCAGAACGGTGAATAAACATCTGGAACATATATTCGAAAAATTGGGTGTTTCCACGCGGGCGGCGGCGGTGGCGATGGTGTTGCAGCGCGGTTAG